A segment of the Halovivax limisalsi genome:
TCGTTCATCTCGTCGTAGTCGACGACCCAGTACCGCACGGGGTAGGGTGACAGGCCCAGTTTCGTCGCCAGGGCTCGCGCGGCCGACACCGGCTCCTCGAGGTCGGTCGCGATCGCGCGCTTGCGGACGGTGTCCGAAAGCGGCGCCGTCTCGGTTCGGTCGGTAGTCGCGTCTCGGTCCGTCGTGTCGGTCTCGTCGGTCTCACTCATCCGTCTCACCCTCCGTGCTCAGGATCTCGTAGATGGCGTCGGCCACGTCGTCGGCCGAATTGACGTACGTGACGGCGACGTCCTCGGCGTCGGTGCCGAAGTGCTTCTCGAGTTCCTCGGCGTGGGTCGCGTTGATCGCGTTCCCGCTGGGCTGGGTCTCGACGTAGGCGTGGAGGTTGGCGTCGATCTCCTCCATCATCGGGATGACGCGCTCTTCCGTGTCGTTCGAGGAGTTCTCGGAGTCGCCCGCCGCGAAGACGTAGCGATTCCAGTCGCTCCAGGGGTACTCCGAGAGGACCTCGTCGGCCAGTTCGTACGCGCTCGAGATCTTCGTCCCGCCGCCCGATCGGATGCCGAAGAAGTCGCCGCGGTCGACCCGCCAGGCCTCGGCGTCGTGGGCGATGTAGACGAACTCCGCGTTGTCGTACTTGCCCGTCAGGTACCAGTCCAGCGGCGTGAACACGCGTTCGACGAGTTCGCGCTTGGTCTCGCGCATCGAACCGGAGACGTCGCGGATGTTGACGACGACGACGTTCTTCTCCTTCTCCTCGATGATCTCGGGGTGGCGATAGCGTTCGTCCTCTCGGCGCAGCGGGACGTGGTCGATGCCGTCGCGACGGATCCGGCGGCTCACCGGTTCGCGCTCGACGTTCGCCTCGACCTCGGCGATCGAGTCCCAGGCGCCGCGTTCGTCCGCCACCTCCTCGTGCGCGCGTTCGATCCAGGCCATCGAGACCGGGAGTCGCTCGTCCCGGGCCCACTCGAACACCTCGCGCGGGGTGATGCCCTCGACCTTGCAGAGCTCCCGGAGGAAGTTCTCGTCGAACGCCATCGCGAGCTTTCGCTTCAATCCCTCGCGGAACATCCGCTCGACGTCGAGCGTGCTGTCGGGACCGGATCGCGTGAGGTCGGTGAAGGGACCCTCCGTCTCCTCGACGACGGTCTTGCCCTTCGGGTCGAGGTCGAGCCCGAGTTCCTCGTCGAGTTCCTCGGCGAACTCCTCGGGGTCCATCTCGTAGTACTCGTGTTCGCCGCCCTCCTCGCCGGGTTCGCCCTCCTCGTCGCCGTCGCCCGGCTGTGGCTGGGGCGGGCCGACGGGCTGGCCGACGTCGGGCGTGTCGCCGTCGCCCTGCCCGACGCCGCCCCGATCGCGCTGATCGTACTCGAACTCCGGGAGGTCGACGATCTTGACGGGGATCTTGATGTCGGTGGCGCCGCTCCGGCCGAGGTCGCCGTACTGGATGAAGTCGGACAGATCCTCGCGGTTCGACTCGCCGACCATCCGGAACCGCTCGAGGTCGTCTCTCAGTCCCATCTCGAACTCACCCGGTTCATCACCTCGCGGCTCGTCAGCTCGGCCGAGGCCTCGGTGTAGCCGTAGGAGTCGACCAGTCGCTCGATCGCGTTCTCCTTCACGCGCTCCGTCTCGGTCGAACTCGGCGGATCGTCCCACGCGTCGGGGTCGAAGTCGGGGTAGTGCCGGCGGACGTCGTCCCAGTCGGTCCGCTCTAAGACGTCGGTCAGGACGGGGATCTCCGTCAGATCGACGTCGGCGGCCGAGAACTCCTCGTCGCGGTGCTCCCAGGCGTAGCGGTTCAGCGCCGTGATCACGTTCTCGCGGCGGAACGACTCGACGGCCTCGCTCGGCTGGTTGCCCGCGTACTCGGTCTCGTCGAAGCTTCCGAGTTCCTCGACCTCGAAGAGCTTCATCTTCAGCGGATCGGGTTCGATCTCCTCGCCGCGCTCGTCGGTCAGGGACTCGCCGGTCTCCCAGGCGTAGACGTGGGCGACGTACTCCTCGACGGAGTCGCGGTCGACGCGGTGGTCGTGCATGATCGCCTCTAGCACGTCTTCGGCCTGACGCTCCTCGACGTAGGACAGCACGGGCGTGATCCGGGATTCGAACTCGGATTGCTCGCCCGTCGAGAACAGCGGGTCGTCGGCCAGGCCCTCCACCATCGCGTCCAGCACGTCCCGCGGCAGGAGGACGTCCTCGACGGCTAACTCCGGGTGGTGCCGGTCGGTCTCGGCCTGGACGAGTTCGGCGATCACGTCGCGGGTGTACGTCACCGGAATGCCGTGCGTCCCGTCGGGGGCCTCGTCGTCGAAGTCGAAGTCGTCCGTCTCGTGACGCTCGTCGCCCAGCTGGAGGTAGCCCTGGTCGAAGAGCAACGCCTTCTCGACGAGGTCGAGGTCGCTCGGCAGGTCGTCGATGGCCAGTCGCGTCACCACCGCGTAGAGGGCGGCCGCGTCGATCGCGTGGGGCGCGAGTTCGCGCTCGCGACCGCCGCTCGACCCGTCGGAGACGGTCACGGAGAGCGGTTCGCGCACCTTCTGGGCGATCGCCTCCGGGTCCGTCGTCGTCCAGACGCGCGTCTCGTCGGTGAGTTCGCGCCGGAGCAGCTGGACCTCCATCGAGCGGTTGGTGAGGTAGTGAAAGCGCCGTTTGTTGAGCCGGCGCTTCAGCGCCTTCAGCGGATCCATGCCGTTTCGGTCGGCGTGCTGGTCGAGCTGGGCCTCCAGGTCCGGGTTCGAGATGATGAGCAGCTGCGTGTCGACGTCCATCCCGATGCCCTTGTCCAGCTTGACCGTCCGCTCGTCGGGGACGTTGAGTAGCTTCTGCAGCAGGTCGGCGTGCTGGGCGGCGTCCTCGACGATCGTCAGGACGCCGTTGCCCTGCGAGAGGACGCCGTCGTAGGAGAACGCCTGCGGGTTCTTCCGCCCGCGCGAGTCGAGTTCCTGGAGCATGCCGTGCATCCAGGAGCCGACGAGGCGCTCCTTCGGCGTGCCGTCGTCCTCGGCGTGGAGGACGCCGATGCCCTGCCCGACGTCGACGACGTAGTTCTTCACCCGGAGGTGACTCTCGTCGGTGATCGACGAGAACAGGGACTCCGCGCCCTGCCGGCGGTACTTCTCCTCCAGGTACTCGTAGGCCTCCCGCGAGAACGGATCGAGCCCCGCCTCGACCCGGATCGGCACGTGATCGTCGCTCGCGTCGTTCAGTCGGGCGAGGAGGTCCTCGCGGACGGGTTCGGGAAAGACCGAGAGCGGGTGCGTCTGCACCGGGCTCTCGAACCAGTGTTCGTCGTCCGTCGCGGTCGGGTCGACGCCGTAACTCAGACCCCGCTCCTCCGCGCCGGCCGTCCGGATGTTCCACTCGACGGTGTACCGACGCCCCTCGGGCGTCTTCGAGTACTCACGGAGCCCGTTGACGAGACAGCGCTTGAACTCGGACTTGCCGGTCGCCGTCGGGCCCTCGAACCAGACGATCGTCTCCTCCTTGCCGCGGCCGGCGGCGATCGAGCGCAGGTCGTCGACGAAGGCGTTCAACACCGGCGTGTTGCCGAGGACGGCGTGTTCGCCGTCGTTGTACGGATCGTCGAAGAAGCGGTAGCGCTCGCGGTGCTCGCCCTCTTCGAGGACCGTCCGCGTCCCGGCGGCCTCGATCGCGTCGAGGAGGTACTTCGAGGCGTGGGCGCCCACCGTCGGCTGCTCGAAGAGGTGATCGACGAACGCCTCGAGGCTCCGCGGCTCCTCGTAGGTCTCTTCGAGGGTGCGGTCGGCCGCCGAGACGTAGTCGGTTCCGCGGCTCATTGCTCTTCGATCTCGTCGCGGGCGACTTCTGCGCCCGCGAACTCGAGCACCTCCTTTGCGCCGTCCTCGGAGTAGCCCTGTTCGACGAGCGCGTCGATCCACGCCGAGCGCTCCTCGTCGTCGATCTCCCCGGCGCTGACCAGCGCCGAGAAGTTGATGTTGTGCTTCTTGTCCTCCCAGAGCTTGCGCTCGAGGGCGCGGCGCAGCCGTTCGTTGTCGGTCGGGTCGAACGCCTCGCCCTCGCGGGCGCGTCGGGACACCCAGTTCGAGACCTCCTGGCGGAAGTCGTCCTTGCGGTCCGAGGGGATGTCGAGTTCCTCCTCGACGGCTCGCAGGAACGTCTCGTCGGGGTCCTGCTCGCGGCCGGTGAGTTCGTCCTCGATGGTGGCGTCGTCGATGTACGCCATGACGTGGTCCATGTACTTCTCGCCCTGGCGCTTGATCTCCTCGACGTCGTAGGCCAGCGCGTTGCGGACGTCCTCGATGGCCCGTTCGCGGTACTCCTCGCGGACCTGCTCGAGGTAGCGGTAGTACGTTTCGAACTGCGCTTCGGCGATCGAGCCGTGGTGTTCGAGGTTCTCCTCGAAGAAGTTGAACACCGTCAGCGGCGAGAGGTAGCCCCGGCTCCGGTGTTTCGAATCCATGATCGCCTCGGCGATCTCGTCGCCGATGAAGCGCGGGGAGACGCCCTCCATCCCCTCGCCGATCTCGGCGACCTGGTCGGCCTCCTCGCGGAGTTTCTTGACGTCGACGTCCTCGCTCTCGTCGATCTCGCCGTTGTAGGCCTTTGCCTTCGAGAGCAGGTCGACGCGGTCGGAGTCGGGCTCCTCGATCCGGGTGAGGACGCCGAACAGGCCGGCCATCTCCAGGGTGTGGGGCTCGACGTGGATGTCGGGGACGTCGGCGTTGTCGAGCATCTTCTGGTAGATGCGCGACTCGTCCTCGTAGGAGAGGACGTACGGGAAGTCGATCCGCTTCGTGCGGTCGTTGAACGCCTCCATCTTCTCGTCGCCCTTCTTGTCCTTGTACTCGGGCATGTTCGTCCGCCCGACGATCACCTGGTCGATGTCGATCCGCGGGTTGTTCTTCGGCTTGATCGTCTGCTCCTGAGTCGCGTGCAGGAAGTCGTAGAGGAATTCGCGCTGGAGTTTCAGTAGCTCCTCGCCGGAGAAGATGCCGCGATTGGCGTTACAGAACGCCCCCGAATAGTCGAACGCGCGCGGGTCGGATTCGCCGTAGACGGCGATCTTCGAGTAGTTGACGTCGCCGGTCAGCTCGGTCTCGTCCTGGTTCTTCTTGTCCTTGGGCTCGAACGTCTCCAGGCCCTGTCGCTTGTTCTCGTCGGCGACGAACCGGACGACCTCGACGTGGTTCTCGAGGACGGCCTTCAGATCGTCGTCGTACTGGGCGAGCAGGCGATCCATGTAGAACTCGCTCTCTGGGTCGAGCGCCTGCTCGTTCTGGATGGTGTAGGGCGCCTCCAGCGCCTCGTTCATCGCGTCGACGACCTCCTGGCGCTGTTCGAGGGGCAGGAGGACGAGCGGATCCTGGTTCATCGGCGAGCGAACGACGTCGTCGGCCGGATCCTGGTCCTTGATCACGTCGCAGAGGTTGGTCCAGCGGAAGGTGTACATCCGGCCCTCCTCGGTCATCGTGTAGTCCTCGAAGTAGCGCCTGATCTGGCGGTCGAAGTGGGACTTCCCGGAGCCGACGGGGCCGAGGAGGAGCTTGATCCGTCGCTCGGGGCCGAGCCGGCGGGATCCGGATTTAACCTTGTTGACGAACTCGTGGATCGCCTGGTGGACGACCCGACCGTAGAAGGTGTTCTCGCCGTCGCCGAGCGGGTCCAGCGAGGCGAGGTGGTACTCGACGACGCCGCGGGACTCGTCGTAGGTCGTCCCGTAGTAGTCGAACATGTCCGCGACACGCTGGTGGGCGTTGCGCGCGATCTTCGGATCGGCGGTGAGTTCGTCGAGATACCAGTCGAAGGACTTCGCCTCGCGAAGGTCGGCCGGCATCGACTGTTGGTAAGCGGTGCTGAGTTGTTCGAGCGTGTCGGTGTCACTGGTCATGCTATCACGGTGGGTGGGTCGTCGATCGGAGCTGATCGCGGGAAACGGAGCGGGCCCGGACGGTTCGCCGCGCCCGGGTTCGGTCGATCGAGGCGGATCGCTCGTCGACCGACCTCCGGCGCAGGAACTCCACCTGCGACGGACGACGGCGCGTGCGACGGTTGACGGTCCATGCTGATCGGCCATCCCCCGGGCGTCGGCCCGCAGCGGGGATCGGTACCAGTCGGCAAACGATTCCGATGGTGTTTAATATGGTTGTATTCAGATGGCATAAGCTTAACCCCAAAAGGTATTTATTAGGACTACTCGGCGGCGAGTTTCGCCGACATTTCTACCGGGTCGGTCATCCGTCTTTCGTCAATCAGATACACGCGTAAAAGCCGGGCGCCTGCAGCGGCAAGGTTCGCTCGCGCGCGGACGAGTTTCGGTCTCCTGCGGGGCCAAAGAACTCGCCGCAATCCGGCCATCCGAGCAGGACTGGATCGGCCGACCGGCGTGATCGACTCGGTCGCGACCGCTCGCCCCACGACCGGAGTCGCTATAGGACGCGAGCAGGTAGGCGTTAGCATGAGTGAGGCCGCCGACCCGCCCGAGGGCTGGACCGTCTGGTCGGACGAGGCGGATCGAACCATCTACGCCTTCCGTCCGGACGTCTTCGACGCCGCCGACTTTCCCGCACCCTGTCTGCCGGTCTGTTATCTCACACGCGGCGAGCGGACCCGCCGGCCGGGGCGCCACCCCGCGAGTCGGACGACGACGGACGACTGGTTCGTCACGCTCTACCTCGAGCCCGAGGTCGTGGTCGGCGACGTCCACCGCTTCGCGGCGCGTGCAGACGCCGAGGCGTTCGCACTCGAGCTCGCCGAGCGCTTCGCCACCGGCGAGCTCGACTACCGCGACGCCTATCAGGTGCCCCGCGAGCGCTACCTCGACCGGCTCGACGAACTGACCAACCGTACGACGGACTGACCGATCGGGCGAGGACTGATCGGTCGCGCCCGACCGATCGCTCCACCGACGACGAACTGGCCGGCCGGTCCCTGACCGAAGCTGCGAATCGACGCCCGATCCCGGAGACGCGTGCTTCCGAGGGCTCGATCCACAATCTGTCCCATCATGTACCGATGCACCCGCTGCGACGACCCGGTCGCCCCCGACGCCGACGCCTGCCCGGCCTGCGGCTACAATCCGGGCCGGACGGCGATGGACGCGGGGGCGGTCTGTCTCGCGATCGGCCTCCCGCTGCTCTACGCCGTGACGCCTGCGGGCGTTCTCTGCTGGTTCGTCGCGCTCCTCGCGTTCGGCTACGGCCTGCTGGCGACGCCGGGCGAACGCGTCGCCTGACCCAGCAGTCGATGCGTGGCCCGCGCTGGCGGGCGTGACCCGCGCCCGACCCACTGTGCTTAACCGCTCGGGACGACTACGACAGTACATGTCGACGATCACCCTCGTCGGTGATCGCCTCGCGGCGCCGGGGACCGAGTTCGTCTACGACGGCGAAGCCGACGGGTGCGCGGGCTGTCCCTACCGGAGTCAGTGCCTCGATCTGGAGGTTGGCCGGCGCTACCGTATCACCGACGTCAGAGAGAACGGCCAGTTGCTCGAGTGTGCGCTCCACGACGATGGCGTCCGAGCGGTCGAGGTGGAGCCGGCCACCGTCCGGGCGAACGTCCCGAGCGACGGGGCCTTCGCCGGCAGCGAGGCGACGCTCGCGGGCTCGTGTCCCCACGTCGAGTGCCCGAGCCACAGCCTCTGTGAACCGAACGGCGTCGAGCAGGGCGAGCGAGCCCGGATCGCCAGCGTCGAGGGGGACCCGCCCCACGACGTCTGTCACCTCGACCGATCGTTGACCACGGTCGAACTCGACCCCGACGGCTGACCGTCGCCCGTTCCCGTCTCGATTTCCAACAGCGCTTTTCCTCCCGAATCTCGGTCACGCCGCTCAAATTCGATCACCTCCTGGCACGGTATGAACCGCGGTTTCAACCCGTCTCCGCTCGCCATCCCGGGAGGATTCCCGCCCGTCGGCTGACTTAAACCCGAAAGCTGGACACCCCGATCTGTTTCACGATACCTCGACCAGCCATCTACGCGGACCGCGGGACGTGGACACCGACCCCGCGGCCGCAGCCCCATGATCCCGGACGTCGCCCTCCTGCTCGTCGCGCTCGCCGGGGGCGTCGGCGCCGGCCTCCTCGCTCACGAGGGGGTCCACGCCGTCGTCCTCCGAGCGACCGGTACCGCCTGTTCGATGACGATCGCCCCCCGTCACGACTCGACCGGTCGCCGGCTCGCGATCCCCCTGGCCGCGGTCCACCCGCGGCCGACCGAGTCGACGAGTCCGCACTCGCTCCGACTCGCCGCCCTGGCACCGCTGGTCCTCGCAGTGCCCCCCTTCGCGCTCGGCTCCCTCGGCGTCGCGCCGACGCTCGAGCAGCCGCTCCTCCTCGGTGGGATCGTCGGGTGGCTGGCCTGCGCGATTCCGAGCCCCCAGGATTTTGCCGTCGCCTTCTACGCACGCCGCGCGATCGATTCGGATATCCGATCCGCCGACCCGAGCCCCGCTGACGCGACCCCTCCCCGCTGACGACTGCCACCCGGACGGCGCTGCCGACCTGTGGCCCCCTCGTCCGATCGAATCGCCGACCTTCGCTTCCCCCGTCCGGTCGACCGCACCGCACCAGCGTCGGCCGACCGCCGCCCTGCCATCGCTGTCGACGGACCAATCTTCCGCCTTCGGCCGAATCTCCGCTGCTCCGGCACCTCGAGGAGCGGTCGAGATCGCGGTTCGGGACGCGATCGTGGGTTGTGTTCACACGCCCGTCCCACTCACGGAACCCTTATACGTGTCCCACCGCTCTCTATAGTTGCAATGGCGAAAGGAAACGTTGATTTCTTCAACGACACAGGCGGCTACGGTTTCATTTCGACGGACGACGCGGACGATGACGTATTCTTCCACATGGAAGACGTCGGCGGCCCGGACCTCGAAGAAGGCACAGAGATCGAATTCAGTATCGAACAGGCCCCCAAGGGCCCCCGCGCGACGAACGTCGAACGCCTGTAATACGGCCGCTTTGAGCGTTTAACGCGATCTTCAATTTTCAACCACCGGCGAGCGACGGCTGGTGCACTCGACGGAAACGACGGTAGTGTGACGTCCGGACGGCAGCCAGCTACGGGTCCGCCGTCCGGTCCGGAACGCCCGTCAGCAACTGGCCAACGTCGTGGACGTTCCGCGTTTCGAGTAACAGCTCGGCGGCCGTTCGCAGGGAAAACGACGCGTCGAGCTCGACGCCCGTCGCCCGCGCGTAACACGCGAGCCAGTCGTTCATCGCGCCCTCGAGCGCGTCGTACTCGGCCGGCGAGAACTGGACGAAGCGTCCGCCGGTACGACCCTCGACGTAGAGCCAGATCGCTCGACCGGCCCCCTCGCGCAAGTACGTCCGTTCGGGGTCGTCGGCCGCCTCGCCGGGGGACGATTCGCACCGCTCGCGATCGCGTTCGGCCTGCCGAGCCAGCGCCAGTACGCGTGCTCCGGTCCGTTCCATGGTTACGTGCGGACTGTTGTGCGGGCGAACGGTCCCGCCGTCAGCCCTGCTTGAACTCGACGCCCTTGCCGCCGCTCGGGTGCTCCCACTCGGTGTCGGCGACGATGGCGCAGGTGCCACACTCGACGCAGGGCTGGGTGTCGAGACTCACCAGTCGCTCGCTGGAACCGTTGGTCTCGACGACCTCCGAGCGATAGCAGCCGCCGCCGAAGTCCTCGGCGCTGACCGGACACGCGCTGACGGCGGCGCCGCTTTCCTCGTAGGACGGATCGACGAGTTCGATGTGCGGATTGCCGACGTCGGTGTCGTACGTGAGGTCGCCGATGCGCTCCTCGAGGCTCGGCGGTTCGACCTCGTTCTCCCACTGGATCGTCCGGCCGAGTTCCTCGCCGAGAACCGTCGGCAGCGTCACGTACCCCGTCTTCGTGTCGGGCAACATTCCGACCATGAACGGCGAGTTGTACGCTCGCTCGAGGAGCTTTCGCGAGAGCCGATTCGTCGCGGCGAAGCGACCGACGCGCGAGGTGAGCACGCCGTCGACGACGCGGGTCACCAGGTCGCGCTCGGCGAGGACGCTCGTCGCCCGGTAGCGCCGGGGGCGCAGCTTGCCCATCGTGCCGGACTGTTCGAGCATGTCGACGTAGCGTTCGCCGGCCGCGCCGACGGCGGGGCTCGAACGCGTGGTCGCGAACGCGTCGGCCGCGAGCGCCCCCGCCGTGACCGCGTGGTTCATCCCCTTGATGATGGGGCCCTGGGCCTGCATCTGCCCGGCCGCGTCGCCGACGAGCAGCAGGCGACCGCGGTAGGGCGAGGGGTGGGCGACCTTCTTCGAGTCGGGTACCAGCTTCGCGCTGTACTCTCGCTCGCGGTAGTCCTCGCCGAGCCACTGCGAGAGCAGCGGGTGGGTGAGCAGCGAGTCGAGTAACTCGTGCGGTTCGGCCTGCTCCGCGACGAGGCTGTCGAGGTGGAAGACGGTGCCGATGGAGACCGACTCCTCGTTCGTGTAGAGGAAGCCCCCGCCGCGGACGTCCTCGAAGAGGTCGCCCGAGAAGAGGTGCGCGACGCCCTCGTCCTCGCTCACGTCGAAGCGATCCGCGATCACCTCGGGGTCCATCTCGACGACGGCCTTGACCCCCTGGAACCACTCGTCGGGCTCCTCCCAGTCCATCAACCCGGCGTCGCGCGCGAGCTCCGAGTTGACGCCGTCCGCGGCGATGACCACGTCGGCGGTGATCGGATCGAGTTCGTCGCACGTGACGCCGACGATCTTGCCGTTCTCGCGCAGCAGGCCGTTGACGCGGACGTCCGTCAGGACCCCGCCGCCGGTCTCGGCGGTCCGCTCGTGGACCCGCGCTTCGAGCCAGGAGTCCATCTTCCGGCGCAAGACGGCGTCGCACCAGTCGGTGTCGTGTTCGTGGAGGTCGGTGAGCGGGAACGACTTGACCTTGTTGCCCGCGATGTTGTGGATCTCGTACTCCGTCACCGGCCGCTCGGCGGCCTCCTCGCGGAAGCCGTCGAAGAGGTCGTCGATGGTGTATGGTGCGGACTCCTCCCCGTAGATGAGGCCGCCCGAGACGTTCTTCGATCCGGCCTCGACGCCGCGTTCGAGGACGAGCGTCTCGACGCCGTGATCCGCGAGTCGCGCCGCGGCGGCCGCCCCGCCGGGGCCGCAGCCGACGACGAGCGCCTCGTAGTGCTCGTACTCGCCGTTTCCGGCCATCAGTCCCCACCTCCGTCGGTCATCGCCTCGGTCTCCAACTCGCCGCGCTCGACCGCCTCGGTCACCCGTGGTAACACCTCGAAGAGGTCGCCCTCGATGAAGTAATCCGAGAAGTCGCGGATCCGGGCGTCGGGATCCGTGTTGATCGCCACGATCGTGTCCGATTCGTCCATCCCGACCTTGTGCTGGACCGCGCCGGAGACGCCGGCGGCGATGTAGAGGTCGGGCGCGACGACCTGGCCCGTCTCGCCGATCTGGCGCTCCTCGGCCGTGTAGTCCTCGACGTGGCCGTCGAACTGGTACGAGGAGGTCACGATCCCCCGGGTGATGCCGAACGCCGCGTCGTCGAACGCGTCGACCAGGTCGAGCCCGAGTTCGATTCCCTCGGTCGGGTCGTCGCCGATGCCGCGTCCCAGGCAGACGACCACCTCGTGGCCTGTCAGGTCGACGCCCTCCGCCAGCGTGTCGTGCTCGGTCACCGAGACGACGAACCACTCGTCCTCGAGGTCCAGTTCATGTTCGACGACCTGGCCCTCGCGACCGGGATCCGGATCCGGGACGTCGAACGTCCCCGGGATGACCGACGCGCCCTGCGGGTGGAAGTCCCGGTCGGGGTTGTCGATACAGAGGATCGTCGAGTACTCGAACCCGGAGAAGTCCGGCCGCTTCATGTGCAAGATCCGATCGAACACCTTCTTCACGCCGGGTTCGCCGGTCTTGACCGGGTTCGAGATCTCCTCTTCCTCGATGAAGAGGTCCGAACAGTCCGAGGCGAGCCCGGAGTCCAGTTCCGCCTGCACGGTCGCCGAGAGGTCGCGGCCGTTGTTCGTCGCCGGGAAGAGGACGTACCGCGGCTTGTCGTACGTCCGCCAGTCCGTGCTCTCGGCGCTACCCTCGCCGCGGGCCATCCGGGCCATGATCTCCGTATAGGGCGTGTTGAGGAAGCGATCCAGACGGTCGTCCTCGTGGTAGAGTGCGACGTCGGCGCCGTAGTGGATCGTCTCCTCGGCGAGATCGGCACACTCGTCACCGATGACGACCGCGACCACGTTCTCCTCGTCCCCGTAGTCCGCCGCGTACTGGTCCATCAGTTCGCGGGCCTTCCCGAGCATCTCCTTCGAGACGTCCAGCAGTTCGCCCTGCTGGGTCTCGCAGTAGACCCACATGTCCGCGTAGTCGCCGCCCTGGAGCGCCCGGACGTGCTTCTTGTCTCGCGTCGGGTGCGAAAGGCCGTCGTCCTCCTCGTCGGCGTCGTCATCCGCCGGCGCGTCGGCCTCGTCGTCCGCGTCCCCTTCGTCCTCGGTAGCGTCCTCCGCATCGTCTCCACCTGTGGTGGATTCAGCGTCTTCGCCCGTGTCTTCGGCCGTCTCTTCGTACTCGCCTTCGGTCTCCGACTCGTCGACCTCGCCCGCCTCGCGAAGCTCGTCCATCCGCGCCTCGATCGCCTCGCGGGCCGTCTTGCGGTCCTGTCCCTCGCGTTCGGCGTCGAGGACGTCCGCCAGTTCGTCGAGGTCGTCGACGTCGGAAAGCGCGTCTCGAAGCTCCGAGACCGTGTGGTCATCCGGGTCCACCATCGTCACTCACCCCCCGCGAACGGGGCCATTTCGTCGACGACCTGCGACATCCCGTCCGGGTCCGCCGGATCCACCATCGTCGCTTCGCGTTCGGATGGCGCCTTCGGAATCGGATCGACCGACGAGACGATCGTCGGCGAGCCGTCGAGGCCGATGTAGTCCGGGTCGAGGTTGAGGTCCTGGTGGTCCCACACCGTCAGGTGATCCTCGTAGTTCGCCGCACGTTCGCGCGTCTCCCGTCGGAGGCGCTTGTGTTCGAGTCGGTGGGAGGCCTTGCGATAGGTCGGTTCGAACTCCGGATCCGCGACGACCAGGCTCGGGGTCGGCCCCTCGACGGTCTCGATCTCGTCGACGTCGCCCTCGACGAGTCGTTTCGCGCGGATCCGACCGTCGTCGGGGTCGATGTCGAGCGCGGCAGCGTGGGTGATCATCGGCCAGCCCATCGCCCAGGCCGTTTGCGGGCCGGTGTGGCCCGTCTCGCCGTCGGCGGTCTTGAAGCCCGCAAAGAGGAGGTCGATCTCGCCGACCTCCTCCTGGAGCTTCTCGAGACCGGCGCTCAGGGTGATGGCAGTCGCCCAGGTG
Coding sequences within it:
- a CDS encoding FAD-dependent monooxygenase, whose amino-acid sequence is MAGNGEYEHYEALVVGCGPGGAAAAARLADHGVETLVLERGVEAGSKNVSGGLIYGEESAPYTIDDLFDGFREEAAERPVTEYEIHNIAGNKVKSFPLTDLHEHDTDWCDAVLRRKMDSWLEARVHERTAETGGGVLTDVRVNGLLRENGKIVGVTCDELDPITADVVIAADGVNSELARDAGLMDWEEPDEWFQGVKAVVEMDPEVIADRFDVSEDEGVAHLFSGDLFEDVRGGGFLYTNEESVSIGTVFHLDSLVAEQAEPHELLDSLLTHPLLSQWLGEDYREREYSAKLVPDSKKVAHPSPYRGRLLLVGDAAGQMQAQGPIIKGMNHAVTAGALAADAFATTRSSPAVGAAGERYVDMLEQSGTMGKLRPRRYRATSVLAERDLVTRVVDGVLTSRVGRFAATNRLSRKLLERAYNSPFMVGMLPDTKTGYVTLPTVLGEELGRTIQWENEVEPPSLEERIGDLTYDTDVGNPHIELVDPSYEESGAAVSACPVSAEDFGGGCYRSEVVETNGSSERLVSLDTQPCVECGTCAIVADTEWEHPSGGKGVEFKQG
- a CDS encoding electron transfer flavoprotein subunit alpha/FixB family protein yields the protein MVDPDDHTVSELRDALSDVDDLDELADVLDAEREGQDRKTAREAIEARMDELREAGEVDESETEGEYEETAEDTGEDAESTTGGDDAEDATEDEGDADDEADAPADDDADEEDDGLSHPTRDKKHVRALQGGDYADMWVYCETQQGELLDVSKEMLGKARELMDQYAADYGDEENVVAVVIGDECADLAEETIHYGADVALYHEDDRLDRFLNTPYTEIMARMARGEGSAESTDWRTYDKPRYVLFPATNNGRDLSATVQAELDSGLASDCSDLFIEEEEISNPVKTGEPGVKKVFDRILHMKRPDFSGFEYSTILCIDNPDRDFHPQGASVIPGTFDVPDPDPGREGQVVEHELDLEDEWFVVSVTEHDTLAEGVDLTGHEVVVCLGRGIGDDPTEGIELGLDLVDAFDDAAFGITRGIVTSSYQFDGHVEDYTAEERQIGETGQVVAPDLYIAAGVSGAVQHKVGMDESDTIVAINTDPDARIRDFSDYFIEGDLFEVLPRVTEAVERGELETEAMTDGGGD
- a CDS encoding electron transfer flavoprotein subunit beta/FixA family protein, whose product is MRSVVLTKGVPDFSEGAVSFNEEGHLERGKTPTVMNPNDAFALEAALQTRVRHGGTVSVMSMGPPGYKEVLEEAMESVYADELYLLSDRECAAADTWATAITLSAGLEKLQEEVGEIDLLFAGFKTADGETGHTGPQTAWAMGWPMITHAAALDIDPDDGRIRAKRLVEGDVDEIETVEGPTPSLVVADPEFEPTYRKASHRLEHKRLRRETRERAANYEDHLTVWDHQDLNLDPDYIGLDGSPTIVSSVDPIPKAPSEREATMVDPADPDGMSQVVDEMAPFAGGE